The genomic window TTGGCTCCCGCTTCGAGCGGACGGATGTGGATGCGTTTGGACGGATCGCGGCCAAATCGCTGACGACCGCCGCGCAACAGGCGGCTGATCCCATCGGTTCGGCGCGCCTCGACTACGATCATCCACAGACCACGCGCGGACACTACGCCGACTGGTTCCCGGGTGTGTATCTCACTTATCGCATCGCTCCGAACCTCCAGGCCCGCGCCAACTGGTCGAACAGCATCGGCCGCCCCGCCGCCAGCCAACTGACGCCGAGTCGGACGGTCAGCGACACGAACGGGACGGTGACGATCAACAATCCGAGCCTGAAGCCGCAGCACGCGGAGAACTGGGACGCCAGTCTCGAGTACTACTTCGAGCCGGTGGGCCTGCTGTCGGTCGGCGTGTTCCGGAAGGACCTGACCGACTTCATCACCAGCGCGCAGGTGGGGGTCATCGGCACCGGTCCGGACAACGGCTATAACGGCGACTACTCCGGCTACGGCCTGATCAGCGCGTTCAACGGCGGTAACGCCCGGATGCAGGGCATTGAATTGAACTACCAGCAGCAGTTCAGTTTTCTCCCCGGCCTGCTCAAGGGGCTCGGCGTTTTCGCCAACTACACCCAGCTCACGACGAATGGAGACTACGGCGAATCGACGGTGCGCTCGACGAGCGAGATCGCGAATTTCGTCCCGAAGACGGCCAATGGCGGGCTGACCTACAAGTACCGCCGGTTCGGCGCTCGGGTGCTGGTCAACTACACCGGCCGTTACCTCTCGAACTACTCGGCGGATCCGTCCCGGCTGCAGTACCGGATGGCCAAGACCACCGTGAACCTCGGCACGTCGTACGAGCTCACCAAGGGACTCTCCCTCTTCTGCGACCTCGCGAACATCTTCAACGCGCCGCAGAAGCTCTACCGCGGCTTGTCCTCATCGCACATCTCCGCCGCCACGTATAACGGCACGGTCATGACGTTCGGCGTCTCGGGCCGGTTTTGATCGCAGGGGCTCACCCGCGTCGGTCTCGCCTTGGGCATCATGGGCCAGGCGAGGCCGATGGCCGGTGGCCCGTTTGGCACCATGCAATCCATGATTCGCAGCACGTTTCCCCTCCGCGCCGTTGTGGCGTGGTCAGTCCTCACGGCCGCGCTCGGCGCAGCGACGCCCGCGGCGACCGAGTCCGTCGGCGGTCCGGTCCGTCCGCTCGCCAATCCGTTCGTGGCGGTCGGCGAGTCTCCGGACCCGGCGACGATCCCGTTGTACACGCCCAGCCTCCTCCGGCTGCCGAGCGGACGCCTCCTGGCGGCTTACGACCGCGGCGGTGCCGCGGGTCGGAAGGGCATGGCCAACGCCGTCCTGCTCAGCTCCGACGACCATGGCGTCACGTGGACGCAGCGCGGCGCCATGGCGATGACGCATGGGCGGCTGTTTCAGGCCGGGACCAACATCTATTATCTCGGGCAGAAGGGTGACCTGCGCGTCGCCTGTTCGAAGGACCAAGGCGAGACCTGGGGCGAGCCAGTGGAGCTGACGTCGGGCCAGCAATGGCATCAGTCCGCCTGCAATGTCTGGCACACGGGCGGACGCGTATACCTCGTGATGGAGCGCCGGGTTTCGAACACGATCCGCGCGTGGCCGGTCGGCGAACTTGCGCCAGTTTTGATGCGGGCCAGCGAGGCGGCCGACCTCACCAAACGCGAGAGCTGGACTTTCGCCTCCGAGCTCGCGTTTCGGGACGTCGTTCCCGGCTACGAAAAGAACGACATGGACCTGGGCTGGTTCGGCGTTCCGTTCTTCCCGATGACGTACCCAGCGAAGAGCAGCGTGGGCGGCCGGCGCTCCATGGCTCCGATCGGCTGGCTCGAGACCAATGTCGTGCAGGTGCGGGACCCGGATCACGTCTGGTACGATCCGACCGGTCACACCTTCCATCTCTTCATGCGGGGCCACACCGGCGGCACCGGTTACGCCGCGGTCGCCAAGGTGGTCGAAAACGACGACGGCACCATGACTACGCAGCTCGAGAAGATGCCGTCCGGTAAGCCAGTTCTCTTTCTGCCGTTTCCCGGCGGACAGATGCGCTTCCATATCTGCTACGACGAGAAGACGCGGCTCTACTGGCTGTTGAGCTCGCAGGCGACGGACTCGATGGCGCGCCCCGACCGGCTTCCGCCGGAGCGTTACGACCTTCCCAACAACGAGCGCCACCGGCTCGTGCTGCACTTCTCCCGCAACCTCGTCGATTGGTGCTTCGCTGGCGTCGTGGCCATCGGGCCGTCGCCGAAGCAGTCGCGGCACTATGCGAGTATGGACATCGACGGCGACGACCTCGTGATCCTTTCGCGGAGCGGAGACAGTCGCGCCAAGAGCGCGCACGACGGGAATCTGATCACCTTCCACCGCGTCCGAAACTTCCGCGACCTCGTGTACTGAGCCGCGTCCGACGTTTCCGCCACCCCACGTCGATGAGCTTCAGACTTCTCCTTGCCCTTGACGCCGCGCTCATGCTCGGCGGAGCCGGCGTGGAGACGCAGGCCCAGCCGATCCGCCCGCTGGCCAACACCTATGTCGTCGTAGGCGAATCGCCGGCGCCCAGCTCCGTCCCACTGTACTCCCCGAGCATCCTCCGGCTGCCTTCCGGGCGGCTGCTCGCGGCGTACGCCCAGGCGAGCAAGGACTCGAAACGCTTCGGTCCGGCGCAGGAAATCCTCCTCAGTTCGGACGATCATGGCGTCACCTGGACGCGGCGTGCGACCAGCCCTGAGTTGCAGGGCCGGCTGTTTCTCGCGGGCAAGGCGGTGTACTACCTGGCGACCGGAGCGGGCCTGCCCATTCAGCGCTCCGCCGACGAGGGCGTGACCTGGTCCGCGCCTCGCGAACTCACCGCCCACCGCGAGGTCTGGCAGCAGACGCCGGCGAACGTCTGGTACGCCAACGATAGTGTGTATCTGGCCTTCGAACACCGGCACGCGGTCATCGACGCGTGGGGACCGAGCGAGAAGGGGCTCGTGCTGCTGCGCGCCCGTGCCGGGACCGACCTCACCCAGCCGGCGGCGTGGACCTTCTCGAGCGAACAGGTCTTCGCGGACGTCGTTCCCGGCGTACGGGACAACGCGATCAACACGTCCGGCCTCGATTTCTTCGGCGTTCCCTTCCTCCGGCAAAACTACCCGCACCGCGCCGTTGTCGCCGAGTCGCCGCGGCGAACGATGCCGCCGATCGGCTGGGTCGAGCCCGAGGTCGTGCAGATCCTCGATCCCGATCACGACTGGTACGACCCCGCCGGACACACCTTTCACATCCTCGCGCGTGCCCACACGGGCGGCACCGGCTTCGCCTGCCTCACGAAGGTCGTCGAGCAACCGGACGGCTCGATGACGATGTCGCTGGAACGGGCCCCGTCCGGGAAGCCCATGCTTTACCTGCCGGTACCCGGCGGACAGCTGCGCTTCCACCTCGTTTACGATCGCCAGACCAAGCTGTACTGGATGGTCGGTTCGCAGGCGACCGACTCGATGCGTCGCGCCGATCGATTGCCCCCTGACCGGTTCGATCTACCCTACAACGAACGGCACCGGCTCGTGCTCCATTTCTCCCGCAATCTCGTGGACTGGTGTTTTGCCGGGCTGGTCGCCGTGGGGAACGGTCCCGGCGAGGCGCGGCACTACGCCAGCATGGATATCGACGGTGACGACCTCGTGATCCTCTCGCGCAGCGGTGATGCCCGGGCCAAGAGCGCCCACGAAGGCAACCTGATCACCTTTCACCGGGTGAGGAACTTCCGGGACCTCGTGTATTGAAACCCACCCGATGATCCCCCTGCGTCCATCGGTTGTTTCCGTTGCGGCTGGCGCGCTGCTGGCCGTCATTGCGGTCACTTCCCAATCCACGCTGGCCGCCGAAGCAACGCCGCCCGATCACAGCGAGGGGGCGGCGCTTCCCGCACGCACTCGCTGGACGGCAACAGGATCGGCGCTGAACGCGTCGCTGCGTCCGCCGAACGCCGACCTGCCTGCGACGGTTTGGGCGGACAGCCGGGTGGCGACGAATGGCACGGGCGCGACCGGCACGCTGACTTCGCCGCCGTTCTCGCTGACGCAGCCTTGCTTGGTTTTCCAGATCACGGGCGGCGCCCATCCCTTCCGCGCCGCCTTCAATCTTCTCTGTGACGGACAGGTCGTGCGGACCGCGACCGGTGGAGGCACCACGCCGCGGACAGTTACTTGGGATGTCCGCCGCTGGTTGGGCCGGAAAGGACAGCTCCAAGTGGTGGATTTGGTGGACGGCGACGACGGTTTTGTGCGCGTGGAGGCGCTGAGTTGGGCCGAAACGCCGGCGACTGCACCGAGCGGCGATGTGCCCATGGCAGTGCAAAGCGCGCGGCAGGAGGCGCAGGCTGACGTCGCAGCCGCGCGGCGGCGGGCGGGCGAGGATCCCTGGCGGCCGCAGTATCATTTTCTCCCCCCGGCCCAACGGATGAACGATCCCAACGGCCCGTTTTGGGCGGATGGCTGGTATCATCTCTTCTATCAGTGGAACGTCTTCGCGGACCGGCCCGGAGCCGGGGCCATGACGTGGGGACAAGCCCGCAGCCGGGATCTCGTGCGCTGGGAGCATCTGCCAATCGCGCTCTGGCCCGATTGGGAGCGGGGTGAGGCGCAGTGCTATTCGGGCGGCGCGTTCCAGCCCCGTGGCGGTGCTCCGCTGTTGTTCTATGCCTCGGTGCCGGCGACGGCGGGCATGCGGTCGCAGTGGCGCGTGGCGCCGCGCGATGCGGCCTTTACCCGCTGGGAACGCGACCCAAGTCAGGCCGTGGTCGCGGCGGACCGGCAGGACGGCCCGGCCCAGCATGCCGCCTGGCGGGATCCCTTCGTGTTCGAGACGGGTGGCCGAACCTTCATGCTGTTGGCGGCAGAGCACGTGCCGATTTACGAGGCCACCGACGCAGCGCTGACTCACTGGACCTATCGCGGCGTGTTCTACGATCGGCCGGGTCTCAGCGCGGAATGTCCCAATTTGTTCCCGATCGGCGACCGCTGGATCCTACTGCTCTCGCCCAAGGGGCCGGTGGAATATTGGGTGGGCCGCTTCGATCCCGAAACCGCGCGGTTCACCGTCGAGCGGGAAGGCCGGCTTCATCAGGGCAAGGCGTTCTATGCGACCCACGGCCTGCGCGACGGCCAGGGCCGGCAGATTCTCCTCGGCCTCGTGAAAGGCTTCCCGAGCGGACGCGGCTGGCGGGACTGTCTGGCGCTGCCTCGGGTGCTGACGCTGGGCGCTGACTTGCGGCCGCGCCTCGAACCCGTGCCGGAACTCGCGCAACTGCGAGGGGAGGCAAAGACGGTGGCCAATCTCACAGTCGCCAACACAACGCGGGCGATTCCGGGTGTGACGGGCGATCGGCTGGAACTCATCGCCGACCTTGAGCTCGGTGATGCCCGCGCCTGCGGGCTGCGCGTGCGGACCGCGAGCAATGGGAGTCGCGGCGTGGAACTGCGCTATGTGCCGGGCGAACTCCGGTTGCCAGGCAGCACCGTGCGGCTGGCACCGTCGAACTCCGGACGGGTACGTCTGCACGTCTTTCTTGATCGGGGTGTAATCGAGGTGTTCGCCGACGAAGGCCGGATCGCCGAAGTGGCGGTCGTGCGGCCTGATCCTGCCGATCTCACGCTAACTTTCTTCGCGGAAGGTGGCACCGCCGTGCTCCGCCGCCTCGATGCGTGGACCCTCGCGGCGCTGCCGGAGACTGACGTGCCTTGGGAGACAACCGCCCCGTGATCACGTTGCCGCCATGGTCCTGGCCTCTGGTCGTGGGCGCACTTGTGGGCGCGCCCCGGACGGCGGTCGCGTTCGGTTTGGAGGATGTCTCGGACCGCTGTCGTGACCACGTCCTCACCACGAAGGAGCACGGCCACGTGCTGACGAATCTCAACGTCTGGACGCCCGACAGTGGGGCGGTCGTGTACGACACGCGTTCGGCCGACGATCGCTTCGACGGGATCAGGATCGAGGAAGTCGACGTCGTGACCGGCCAGGTCCGTGAGCTCTTCCGCGCCACGGGGGGCGCTCATTGCGGTGCGGTGACCTGCGCGCCCGATGGCTCTCACGTGGTCTTCATCCTCGGTCCCGAGCATCCCACCCCCGACTGGACCTACGGCACGACCCGGCGCTGCGGCTGGATGGTGAGCCGGGCGCAGCCGGGAGCGGGCACCGCGCTCGATGCGGAGGGATACGCCCCGCCATTTGTCGCCGGCGTACTGCGCGGCGGTTCGCATGTGCATGTTTTCAGTCCGGACGGCACCCGCATCAGCTTCACCTACGAAGACGAGGTGTTGGCCCAATTGGACGCCCGGGCAGATGCGCCGGAGCACGACCCGAACCAGCGCAATGTGGGCGTCGCCCTGCTCGACGGCGGCCCGGTGCGAGTGCCTCCCACGCATCCGCGTTCCCACGACGGCTCGGCCTTCTCGGTCCTCGTGACGCGCACGGTGGCAAAACCGCGTCCCGGCTCCGATGAAATCAGTCGCGCCTTCGAGGAAGGCTGGGTGGGCACGCGCGGCTATCGGAAGCCCGATGGTTCCTGGCAACAGCGGGCGCTCGCCTTCCAAGGCCGGGTGGTGGCGGCGGACGGCCGCGAGCACGCGGAAGTGTTCATCGTCGATCTTCCCGACGATCTGCGGCGTCCCGGTGCGGGCCCGCTCGCGGGCACGACCACGCGTCGACCGGCACCGCCCGCCGACGTCCGGCAGCGGCGGCTCACCTTCACCGACACGCGCGAGCGACGGGGGTTGGCCTCCGTACCGAGGCACTGGCTCCGCTGCGCGCCGGATGGGAGCGCGATTGCTTTTCTGCTGCCGAATGAAGACGGCGCGGCGCAACTCTGGACGGTTTCCCCCAACGGCGGGCCCATGCACCCGATCGGCCACGGTGCCCCCGCGGTGGCGTCGACGTTCACCTGGAGCCCCGATGGCCGGTGGATCGCCTGCATTCGCGACGGCAGCGTCTGCGCAACGGAGGTCGCCAGCGGACGCACCCTTCGGTTGACCGCCCGCCGTGATCCGCCGCACGACCCGCAGCCGTACGCCTGTGTGTTCGCACCCGACGGCCGCCGCATTGCCTACACGCGGCGCGTGGGTGAATGGGCGCAGGTGTGCGTGGTCGAGGTCGGTCCGGACCTGCTGTCGCGCTGAGCATTCCTTTTTCCCATGAGAAGCATCGCCGTTACCTTTCGCCTCACCGCGCTCGCGGTCGGATGGGTTGCCGCGCTGGCGCTCGGCCGGGCCGAGATCACGCTCGCGCCGTTGTTCCGCGACGGAGCGGTCGTGCAGCGGGATCAGCCGCTCCCGGTTTGGGGCTGGGCCGCTCCCGGAGAGAACCTGAAGATCACGTTTCATTCCCAGTCGGTCATGACCAAGGCGGGCGAGGACGGCAGCTGGCTCGCGATGCTGGCGCCGGAGCCAACCGCGGCGCAGCCGGCGCAACTCGTGGTGCAGGGATCAGAAACCCGGCGTGTCGACGGCATATTGGTCGGCGACGTGTGGCTGTGCTCGGGTCAGTCGAACATGGAGTTCCGCGTTTCCGAGGTGCGCAACGCCGAGCAGGAGATCGCGGCGGCGACGTTCCCGCTGATCCGGCATTTCAAGATTCCGCATCTCGTGGCGGAGAGGCCGCAGCGCGACTGTCCCGGAGCGTGGGAGACCTGCTCGCCCGAGACCGTCGGCGCGTTCACCGCCGTCGGCTTCTTCTTTGCCTGCGAGTATCAGGCGCGGACGGGCGTCCCCATCGGCTTGGTCAACGCGAGCTGGGGCGGGACTTTCATCGAGGCTTGGATGAGCCCGCCCGCGCTCGCCGCGGATCCGGCGGCCGCGGCGATTCA from Opitutus sp. ER46 includes these protein-coding regions:
- a CDS encoding sialidase family protein; protein product: MQSMIRSTFPLRAVVAWSVLTAALGAATPAATESVGGPVRPLANPFVAVGESPDPATIPLYTPSLLRLPSGRLLAAYDRGGAAGRKGMANAVLLSSDDHGVTWTQRGAMAMTHGRLFQAGTNIYYLGQKGDLRVACSKDQGETWGEPVELTSGQQWHQSACNVWHTGGRVYLVMERRVSNTIRAWPVGELAPVLMRASEAADLTKRESWTFASELAFRDVVPGYEKNDMDLGWFGVPFFPMTYPAKSSVGGRRSMAPIGWLETNVVQVRDPDHVWYDPTGHTFHLFMRGHTGGTGYAAVAKVVENDDGTMTTQLEKMPSGKPVLFLPFPGGQMRFHICYDEKTRLYWLLSSQATDSMARPDRLPPERYDLPNNERHRLVLHFSRNLVDWCFAGVVAIGPSPKQSRHYASMDIDGDDLVILSRSGDSRAKSAHDGNLITFHRVRNFRDLVY
- a CDS encoding DUF3748 domain-containing protein, which produces MEDVSDRCRDHVLTTKEHGHVLTNLNVWTPDSGAVVYDTRSADDRFDGIRIEEVDVVTGQVRELFRATGGAHCGAVTCAPDGSHVVFILGPEHPTPDWTYGTTRRCGWMVSRAQPGAGTALDAEGYAPPFVAGVLRGGSHVHVFSPDGTRISFTYEDEVLAQLDARADAPEHDPNQRNVGVALLDGGPVRVPPTHPRSHDGSAFSVLVTRTVAKPRPGSDEISRAFEEGWVGTRGYRKPDGSWQQRALAFQGRVVAADGREHAEVFIVDLPDDLRRPGAGPLAGTTTRRPAPPADVRQRRLTFTDTRERRGLASVPRHWLRCAPDGSAIAFLLPNEDGAAQLWTVSPNGGPMHPIGHGAPAVASTFTWSPDGRWIACIRDGSVCATEVASGRTLRLTARRDPPHDPQPYACVFAPDGRRIAYTRRVGEWAQVCVVEVGPDLLSR
- a CDS encoding sialidase family protein translates to MSFRLLLALDAALMLGGAGVETQAQPIRPLANTYVVVGESPAPSSVPLYSPSILRLPSGRLLAAYAQASKDSKRFGPAQEILLSSDDHGVTWTRRATSPELQGRLFLAGKAVYYLATGAGLPIQRSADEGVTWSAPRELTAHREVWQQTPANVWYANDSVYLAFEHRHAVIDAWGPSEKGLVLLRARAGTDLTQPAAWTFSSEQVFADVVPGVRDNAINTSGLDFFGVPFLRQNYPHRAVVAESPRRTMPPIGWVEPEVVQILDPDHDWYDPAGHTFHILARAHTGGTGFACLTKVVEQPDGSMTMSLERAPSGKPMLYLPVPGGQLRFHLVYDRQTKLYWMVGSQATDSMRRADRLPPDRFDLPYNERHRLVLHFSRNLVDWCFAGLVAVGNGPGEARHYASMDIDGDDLVILSRSGDARAKSAHEGNLITFHRVRNFRDLVY
- a CDS encoding GH32 C-terminal domain-containing protein, which translates into the protein MIPLRPSVVSVAAGALLAVIAVTSQSTLAAEATPPDHSEGAALPARTRWTATGSALNASLRPPNADLPATVWADSRVATNGTGATGTLTSPPFSLTQPCLVFQITGGAHPFRAAFNLLCDGQVVRTATGGGTTPRTVTWDVRRWLGRKGQLQVVDLVDGDDGFVRVEALSWAETPATAPSGDVPMAVQSARQEAQADVAAARRRAGEDPWRPQYHFLPPAQRMNDPNGPFWADGWYHLFYQWNVFADRPGAGAMTWGQARSRDLVRWEHLPIALWPDWERGEAQCYSGGAFQPRGGAPLLFYASVPATAGMRSQWRVAPRDAAFTRWERDPSQAVVAADRQDGPAQHAAWRDPFVFETGGRTFMLLAAEHVPIYEATDAALTHWTYRGVFYDRPGLSAECPNLFPIGDRWILLLSPKGPVEYWVGRFDPETARFTVEREGRLHQGKAFYATHGLRDGQGRQILLGLVKGFPSGRGWRDCLALPRVLTLGADLRPRLEPVPELAQLRGEAKTVANLTVANTTRAIPGVTGDRLELIADLELGDARACGLRVRTASNGSRGVELRYVPGELRLPGSTVRLAPSNSGRVRLHVFLDRGVIEVFADEGRIAEVAVVRPDPADLTLTFFAEGGTAVLRRLDAWTLAALPETDVPWETTAP